attttctttttctttttcttcttctttttcttctctgcctGTGTGATCATGTTTAGAATGTTTTctaattccattcattttcctgaaaatataattacttcattttttcccttgcttttgagtggaattccattgtgtatatgtaccacatctttattttctATTCACCTGtcgatgggcatctgggctgattccaatttctagctattgtgaatacagcagcagaAAACATGGCTGAACAGGTATCTCTAGTAAGGAGTGGAGACTTTCTAGTAAAGAGTGGAGGTATATGTCTAACAGtggctggatcaaatggtagatctattttcattgttttcagtAGACTACATACTGATTTACATTATAGTTGTAtgagtttgcactcccaccagcagtggataaggGCTCTTTTTTCCTTACAGCCtcagcagcatttgttgtcatttgatgcCAACCTGACtaaagtgagatgaaatctcaaaactaaactttaaaaagtcaaagattccaatcaaaaaatggggtagacAATTTACCAAAAAATTTGCAAAGGAATAAAATACAAACTGCCATTATGCATTTAAAGAGATGTTTAGTATCATTAGTCATTAGAGAGTTCAATgtgtttttcatattttgatacatttatttacttacctgatagagatagaaagagaaagagagagggagggagggagggaaagatggcTGCACAAGGGCCtttggtactgcaaatgaactccagatacatggaccaccttgtgcatctagcttacatgggtactggggaatcaaaccttggtccttaggcttcttaggcaagcatcttaaccactaaacaatatcTCCAGCACCAGTTCCACAGTTTTTGGTGAACATGTATACATACCATCTCAAGGAAAGAGACTACTTTACTAATATTAAAACCATTTAAGTAGGTTTTATTGACAGATACATATTTTTGAAGTATATTTAGTGAAAATGCATGCTAGAATATTATTCACCATATGATTCTAACAGCATATTGAAAGTACATAGGTAActagaaactaaaagaaaatgttcatgttcacccttttattttaaatgtcaaagtttctttctttctccatcctttTCCTCTATTTTACCAAGAAATGTCACgttaattaatttaaatgaaaaatagataATCAAGCTGGGAAATGACTAGTTAGATAAAACACTTGTTGTGCAAGtgttgagtacctgagttctagTCCCCAGATATCCATGTTTGCTGTGCATCTTTAATTCCAATTGGTAAgataggaggttgaggcaggagagtcCCCAAATACTtataggccagctagcctgacagaTACAGTAAGACCAATATGAAATCTTGCCACTAACAACTTGGAAGGTGAGAACAACATCAGAGAATATCCTCTGACTTCAACACATACACTTTGGCACATGTGTTTCCACACTCAGACACTTGAAcaagaacatgcacacacacacgtaacacCTGCACACAAATATATATTCAACATGTACTTTTTTGCAACAGTGTAAATACTGATCCAGATTATTACAGTATGTTTTTGATATATTGTAGTGTGAGATGGGCTTTCACATTTTGTCATCTATGCACCAGTCTGTGTTTTATCTCTGTTTAAGCATGTCAAACCCACAGCCTACTAGCTACATTTGACAACGTGAAGCCCAGGACAGCTATGAATGCAAAACAACACAGAATTATATACTTACTTAAAACCttatgagattttatttttattttaggacaTTGATTGTGTAGTTCTCCACTTTGAATTTAGTAGATGACAGTGTCATATGTTACATACTGATGAAATGTCAAAGGGTTCTTGATTCTTGTCTTATCATGTTTTCTTAACCCAATGGCTTCCAATTTTCAGCATAAGGTAAGTTTGCAAATAGATAATGCACAATTCACTAAAAGAATAATCTTTTCAATTAAACAAGTACGATAACTTCTCATGAATATTCCATGATTTACAGTTCTTAGCTCTCATATCAGAAGCTCTGTATTTTTCTAAGAAATATAgccttttcttctgaaaagaacATGAGAATGTCCTATTCTAAGTCACCTCTGTTCTCAAGCCCTCTCCCCAGACATGGTAAATATTTAAGGAATACCCAGTCAAGGTTTCAACATGCCAATATGAGAAGGCTAAGCAGAGCCAGTAAAACACAAGGGAGGATAATTTATCCAAAATTTTATGCCTAATGAGTCATGAAATCGATTTAAACAAATAGTTAATTGAGTCCTTGTCTCTGTCAGATCTTGTCTATGAAAAGGTCTACTGCAAATTATTTACCAATAGAACTACCTAAAGTAATCTAAAACAAACATAGAAAGACTGAAGTAGGGAGAGCAAAACACCATAAAAATCTTCATACAATGTTATGAAGAAGAGATAGTCAAGAGAGAGTCACATAAAAACCTCACTTAGACATCTACATGAAGACACCCAGGTGGCAATGGGCCTGATCAACAACCTTCAAAGTGGCTACCAGTTCTCAGTGAAGGGACACCCTGTGCAGAAGCAGCACAGGGAGCAAGCTGAGAAGGCACTGGTTCTTTCTACTTTTGCTACTTACTTGACTTTGGATATTTCAACACCTTAAATTTTTGGACAGTCAATACTACTTAAGCaaatactgaataaaaatgtATACAAAATGGATAAAACCTATCATCACTTATTTTTACATCTGGTAAAACACAAAATATCTATTAAAATAGATtgtcatgaaataaaaaatagtacATTTAGTAATTATGGATATTCTTTACCTATGCAGCAAAAAAGGCAATTAAGTTCTTTTTTCATAAGTCATGTTAAACATAAGTCTCAATGAATTTTATAGAGACAGACTAAGTTCTAAGTCTGAATAATAGAGGTAGCAAGGGTGATGAGAAGAACCAGGGTTAAGAACCCTGCTATCTTCATGCAGCACTAAGAATTTGAAGAAAGGTTAGTAAGGATTTTACACAGGAAAGCTTAATGGTTCTAACCTGACATGAAAATCAGTGTTGTATTTGATAACTATAAAATCATTAAATGCTCTGTGCTGCTTTTTACAAAGATAGTCATTAACAATACTGTTTTTAGTGTtaagtgtttgttttatttggaagAGTTGATTATTTCCAGGAAAGTTGTTCTAACAGTATTCTTAATGACTATCTTTGTAAAAAGCAGCACAGAGCATTTAACAGTTGATTATCTCCAGGAAAGTTGTTCTAAGGAACTTGACCACTTCATTAAATTGATCCAGTGAGTTGAACCATGGTGTGGTGTGTTTTTTAGAAAAGCAAATGTGACAGCACTAATGAGCAGTGTTAGGGACAATGAAGCTGCAGGACATTGTGATTCTTCATCCAAAGAGCATAATGCAAACACACTCTGTGTCTCtagtgaggaggaggaagaccagGCAGAACCTCACCTGTGTTTAGAAATCCATGGATATGTACATCTGGTCCAACTTAAAACCATGGGTAGGTTTTGTGAATAGTGGATTTTCTTTGATTTGGTGTGTTCTGTCTGTCTGAGAGGAGAAGCTGGCATCTGCTAAGAAATCTGCCTAAACTAAACTCGGTTTAATCAGACCTTAATGTGCTAATTCAATCCTTGGTCCTCATTTACATTCTAATGAACTGTGGCAATAACTGAAATCTTGAAGGACCAATGTAACACTGAGTGAATAATTGGAAATTTCAGTTGAGAGAAAATTTTACAACCTTTTAGATTACTGAATAGTGTATGTTTCACAAAATATGTAAGTTCATAGTTAGCCAATTATTCATGTTTTCTCCTGTGAACTCACACACTTCTTTATATCAGAGGTCATAGGCAAAAgcagtaccttgaaataaataaagtataactgaggaaaaatataatttcatacaacaccaggcactgaaaatttcttgTTGCTGAAATCTCACTTAGGTGGAAAGGTgagcacaaggaaaaaaaaaaaagataagcaaaaTTAATACCTTAAATAATAAGCCAATAGATCAGGTAGGAAAATTACTTCTTCACTAACAAAAGTGGTATTTCTCAATGTGTTAAAATCCTTATCTACATGTAACATCATTCTGCTTTTCTTAGGTTTTATTTTGCAAGCTTCATATTGAAAATGATATCACTCTTGATTGTGTAGTCTGTTAGATCTCTTGTCAATGAAGATTTACTATGATTAACATATCCATAAAACTCTGTTCTGCTGGTGAGATGTATCTTTCATTATATTTAATATGGTTAGGTAAATAGACTTCATATGTCACCTGctattattaaaaaatcaatatgaaGTATAGACAGCATATATGGCACTAGACAGTATGAAATTCTTCTATAAAAAAAGACtccaattggggctggagagatgacttagtggttaagcacttgcctgtgaagcctaaggaccccggttcaaggctggaatcctcaggacccacatgcacaagggggtgcacgcatctggagtttgtttacagtggctggaggctctggagcacccattctctctctctgtctgatctctctctctctctttctctctctctccctctctgtcactctcaaataaataaacaaaaatgaacaaaaataaaaaataaaaaaaagactccaATTGGAATAGGGAAAAGACTTAGTCAGCAaaaatttctcaaataaacacaagGATAAGAGTTAAGATTCCAAGCACCCAGGGAAAATCTGAATACAGTGGTGTGCTTCTATCTATAATAGCAACAGTGGGGAAGTTGAGATAGAAGATTTGCAAGACTTATTAGCTACCTAGTTTAGTCAAATCAGTGATCTCTGGGATTAGTGTGAAAATCTGTCTTAAAACATAAGGTTGAAGTTACTTGACCTGAgtcttcaattatgttccattggtctatgtttcttttcttatacCAGTGCCATACTGTGtttgttgctatggctttgtaatatagctttacatcagtTGTGGTGATAACTCCAAAAGTCCCCTTCCCCCGGAGGATATGTTTGGATCCATGAGGCCTGCTGTCATTCAACATgacttttgagattattttttctatctccctTAAGAGTGATGCTCGAATTTTTATTGGCacttcattaaatctgtatattgcttttggtgtaattgccactttcacaatattaactctacctatccaggtgcatgggaagtctttccatcttctcaagtcctccttgatttctttcttgagtttttttaggttttcattatataggtctttcacatacttggttagtgttattccatggtatttaattgttttggttgctattgaaagtgggatagccttgctgatttttttctctgtatattttcacTTTgcttatagaaaggctactgatttttttctgtCAATTTTGTATCTtgacactttactgaaggaattaatcacctttgaagttttgagatggagacatttgggtcacttatgtataggatcatgtcatctgaaaatggGGCTAACTtgactcttcctttccaatttgaatcccttttactcctttctcctgtcttattgcttgggctagtacttctagttgAGGTTGTCTATGTTGAAGAGAAATAGTAAGAGTAGGCACCACTGTCTTGCTGCCAATCTCACTGGGAACTGTTTGAGTCTTTTaccattgagtattatttgggctttaggtactttatatatagcctttattgtgatgaaacataaaccctccatgcctattcgcTACGGAACTTTGATgatgaagtggtattgtattttgtcaaaggccttctctgcatcaattgagatggtcatgtggtTCTTAGAGTTCAgtgtatttatgtggtgtatgactctgactgatttccatatgtcgAACCATTCTTATATCtctaggatgaagcctacttgatcaaggaagacaatgtttttgatgtgttgttgaatttggattTTAAGGAtgttgtttagaatttttgcatctaaattcatagttttcttttcttgtagcatctctgtctggttttggcattagggtgatactagcttcataaaaggagtcagggaagattccctggtctctggtaACATGAAACAGTTTGAAAAcaatgtttcatttcatttatgaAGGTTTGgtataattcagctgagaataTATCTGGATCTGAAATTTTCCTTTTGTggaggttttgattaccttttcaatcttcatggatgttataggtttatttatgatattaatctgctctgagtttagttttggtaggtggtatgtggttAGGAATTCATCAATTTCTACCAGATcacccaattttgtggagtagaggtttgggaAGTATTCCCtgatgatctctcctttttcatgtctCGTTTTGATAATTTGagacagctacttgatctttgacaaaggttccaataatgtagactagagaaaggacagcatcttcatTAAACAGTGTTGGACAAAGTGAATGACCATATGCAGAAAAGCAAAACTCTCCATACCAgaaatgaaatccaaatggattaaagatctcaatataagacccaaaACAGACCGGAAGCCCGTTCCCGGGTGCCTGTGCCACGTCCGCCGCAGCGGCGACCGGGCGCGATGGCAGACTGGAATCGCGCTCAGAGCCCTGGTGCAGTGGAGGAGATTCTAGACCGAGAGAACAAGCGGATGGCCGACAGCCTGGCCTCCAAGGTTAAGAGGCTTAAATCGCTGGCCCTGGACATCGACAGGGACACAGAAGACCAGAACCGGTACCTGGATGGCATGGACTCGGATTTCATGAGTGTGACTGGCCTGCTCACCGGGAGCGTGAAACGCTTTTCTACCATGGCAAGGTCTGGGCGAGACAACCGGAAGCTTCTGTGTGGTATGGCTGTAGGCCTGATTGTGCTCTTCTCCATCCTCTCCTACCTCTTGTCAAGAGCAAGGACGTGAGCCAGTGGAAGCCAAGAGCAGCCAGACTCTTCCCCACCTGGTATCCTGGGCTAAGGACTTACCTACAAAATACTCCTTTGAAAAACTGCCACCATGGGTCAGGCATCTTCTTCCTGTATCAGGAGGGCTGTAGTTGCCTCTAATCCAATAACATGTTGGCTTGTCCCATGCATGGAAAGGGACACTAGACCACAGCCCCCGCTCCACTCCCTGGTGCTAGAGACACTGGCAGAGCCACGGCCACATGGTGTCAGAATGAGCCAACTCTGAGCAGAGCATCGGGGAGTACGACATGCGTACACTGTGGCCAATGGctcctttccagccctcattcaccAGTATCTTAAGGCCCTTCTCTCTTATGTCTGGGTGAGAACATGTCTATTCTATGAAGAGCTGGGAGCTAACATTGGAAGGGGCTATGACTGTGAACTCCATGTGAGCCTTCTCCTCCAACTGAGGGTCCACGGACTAGATGTGGCAGTAACTCTGGCGTGAGGCTGTGGGTCTCACGTAGATCTGTGCAGCCCAAGAGCCTTCATTGCAGAGCCTGCACCCTCCACTCTGGATGAAGCAGGCTTCAGGGAACAGCAAGGCTATGGATGAAGGAGTggactgcagcccaggctggagtcACTGGGCCAGGATCCTTCTGGATTACAAGACCATGTATCCAGGAGCAGAGACACGTATCCTCAGGATTCAGGATCTCCCCAGTGCCAAAGACGTATCCATTCCCAGGACAGCAGACCCAGAAACTGTACAGCCTGACTTTCCAGAGTCTGACAACGTTGGAGTGGTCTTCCCTGCTGAGGTCCTTGTAGGACTGTGTGCCACCTGTGAGACTGGCCGTTACATTTGTAGTGGGAACCTTTGCCCctacaccacattctgccctgttCCATAGATACAGACTCCCTTCACTGTGAGGGAGCTCTGAGCTACCTTGTTGCCTGCCTCTGTGGACTGCTCTCCCCAATCCTCACAGCCTCCTTGGCCAGTCCCATGTTTGCAGACTGAACCATAGGGCTGATGGCCAGAAGCTTATGAGGGCCCAGCACTTTtcacataaaatattaagaaatgaaaaaaaaaaaaaaagacccaaaacaCTTctcttactggaagaaaaaaataggaggcactctccatgatataggagtgaggaaagacttcctgaacaaaacctcagtagcccaagaaattaaacaatccctcaaccaatgggatctcatgatgcTAAAAAGCTTTTTTACAAATACAGTATAAGCAgaaccaacagattacccactgaatgggagaaaatattcactagctataccactgacagaagcctaatatatagaatctaaaaagaactctaaaactaaacaatagaaaatcgaacaacccactcaaaaaatggggcaaagaactgaaaagggagttctcagaagaaaattTACAAATTACTAACACacctttaagaaaatgttcaacatccctaaccattagggaaattccAATTCAagcaaccatgagattccatcttactccaataaggatccATCCACTAAGAGTgacagtcattaaaaaaaaaaaaaagtaacagtgacaaatgttggtgggaatgtgaggaaagaggaactgtcatccactgttggtaggaatgtaaacttgtacaactactatggaaatcaatttggagatttcaGAAAAGGGtaaacatagagctaccaaaAGAGCCAGGAATTCCCTTACTGgctatttatcctaaatgctccagaaatatttgttcaatcatgtttatagctgctcaattcattatgataagaactggaatcaatccagatccCCATCATTGGGtgactggataatgaagttgtggtacatttacacagtgaaattctactcagcagtaagaaaaatgatacaatgaaatttgtagaaaaatggacagacttggtatagatcatactcagtgaactcacacaatcacaaaaagaagCACATAACATGGTGTTACTTACATTCCATTCCTAACCATAACCTACTTGAGTTGCTTATATACataataggcaactcaaggcacaAACAATAGGGAAGGGCCTGGGGGGAGCAGAAAGACAggtggaaataaaacaaaattaaatccaaaatgaggtgaacctaaaagatataaccctcaaaaggagtaagggggagcaCCCAAAAAGTAGTGCCCTGAAAAGGATGGGATGATGCCTAagctttatacacacacacacacacacacacacacacacacacacacacagacacacacacacacacacacacacacacacatatatatatatatatatatatatatgtatatatatatatatatatatatgtctctctggcctgtaactcccagtaccagagattggttgttacccacattgagctgttgatcaaggaGACAAACAAGGTCCACAAATTAAGACAGGTTTCTCTCAAACTACTTGATTACCTGTCTgaagcaaaagctaagaccctattgcttatgATACCAtttgctgctgacacagagcatggagagatctggctggaatccagaagaaatccagccctcaggaagttagcctatctagtgctggaaagcactacatgagcttctgggggaaagtTGCCAACAAGAATGAGAGCAACCTGAactctaagctattcagaagcaaacaccctgacatgatgtacacaccagtgcaataggtGGCACTGAGCCTCAGTGGGTtttcaatagctttctgatttgctaagaggtctgctcagtgtaaaggaacccatatgtggaattgggaaccagatcagaatcccatggagacaaagattatattctCCAGTGTCATGCTAAcaccagtctttggctaaaacagaggttacatacatcaaattctccctaccATTAATAATGCtgatcccatttaaactatgctgacatTGCTCTCCATTGGCGAATCTGTTCTTCATTTTCAGAAGGGAGCAAGAccggaggagataaaccacccctcacacttcagccaagccacagtttaaaccacagaggatttggggagatgagcaagagtgctgcttctatgctgtTACTGATAATCAGCACCATGGTGTAAGACACAAACACAGAGGCTACTCAACACTTACCGAAACAGAGAtccacagcctcccaagagctcattactgaagtagacttaaaactcacccaccacagctcaaggaattttgtggaagatgtgatggaaagattgtaagagccacaggttgaaacatgTCTAGAGACATGGAACAAAGTTGAGTTTGGGTTGAGAGAAGGAACTAGAAAGGTTACATATACACTTGACTGATAGAAAACAGCTCACAAGTGTTTACATTCCTTTTGACACTCTTTATAAATATCGCCAAGACCAACCAGGATTTCAATTAAGTTATAAAGAGACAAGTGCATTTATACTAATTCCTATAATAAAGTGTTCTTCAAGGGACAGCATGAAAAAATTACTAATCAGTTGGGATATAATACTGACTTCTAAGCCCTCCTCCACAAAGATTTTCCCTTAACTCACCTGGATCTGGAACTAGGAAATAGTATTTATACAACCTTCCCAAGGTGAATCTAAAATTATCATACTAACATTCTGTTCAACATCAGAGATGACTAGAAATGTGGAAGTAAAAGATGCTACTACCCACCTATGATAATAATGCCGACATCATCAAATTCTGCTAAGTTGTGAAGGACTATCATCTACTGGTGGGAATACAGAATTGTACAGTTACTTTGGATTACAactctacatttttatttttacaaaactaAACATACTATGAGCCAGCAATCATAATACATTCATAGAAAACAGTTGAAAACATGTCCAGACAAAGCTATCAGTGTTTTTAGAAACTTCAGTTATAATATCCCAGGATGATAATCTACTAACATGTCCTCCAATAGACAAGTGAATGAATAATTTTGTCCAGCCAGAGAATACAGTATTGGGCAGCATGAAAATGaatgagctgggctggagagatggcttagtggtaatgcgcttgactgtgaagcctgaggacccaggttcaaggctcgattccccaggtcccaagttagacagatgcacaagggggcacacacgtctggagttcgtttgcagtggctggaagccctggtgtgcccattctctctctctctctgcctctttttctctgtttgtcactctcaaataaataaataaaaataaaaataattttttttaaaaaagaaaatgaat
This is a stretch of genomic DNA from Jaculus jaculus isolate mJacJac1 chromosome 9, mJacJac1.mat.Y.cur, whole genome shotgun sequence. It encodes these proteins:
- the LOC101615888 gene encoding BET1-like protein, encoding MADWNRAQSPGAVEEILDRENKRMADSLASKVKRLKSLALDIDRDTEDQNRYLDGMDSDFMSVTGLLTGSVKRFSTMARSGRDNRKLLCGMAVGLIVLFSILSYLLSRART